From the Arvicola amphibius chromosome 2, mArvAmp1.2, whole genome shotgun sequence genome, one window contains:
- the Eno2 gene encoding gamma-enolase isoform X2, with product MSIEKIWAREILDSRGNPTVEVDLYTAKGLFRAAVPSGASTGIYEALELRDGDKQRYLGKAKFGANAILGVSLAVCKAGAAERDLPLYRHIAQLAGNSDLILPVPAFNVINGGSHAGNKLAMQEFMILPVGAESFRDAMRLGAEVYHTLKGVIKDKYGKDATNVGDEGGFAPNILENSEALELVKEAIDKAGYTEKIVIGMDVAASEFYRDGKYDLDFKSPADPSRYISGDQLGALYQDFVRNYPVVSIEDPFDQDDWAAWSKFTANVGIQIVGDDLTVTNPKRIERAVEEKACNCLLLKVNQIGSVTEAIQACKLAQENGWGVMVSHRSGETEDTFIADLVVGLCTGQIKTGAPCRSERLAKYNQLMRIEEELGDEARFAGHNFRNPSVL from the exons ATGTCTATAGAGAAGATCTGGGCCCGAGAGATCTTGGACTCCCGTGGGAATCCCACCGTGGAGGTGGATCTCTATACTGCCAAAG GTCTTTTCCGGGCTGCAGTCCCCAGCGGAGCCTCCACTGGCATCTATGAGGCCCTGGAGCTAAGGGATGGGGACAAACAGCGTTACTTAGGCAAAG CCAAGTTCGGGGCCAATGCCATCCTGGGTGTGTCTCTGGCCGTGTGTAAGGCTGGGGCAGCCGAGAGGGACTTACCCCTCTATCGCCACATTGCTCAACTGGCTGGGAACTCAGACCTCATCCTGCCTGTGCCG GCCTTTAATGTGATCAACGGCGGCTCTCATGCTGGGAACAAGTTGGCCATGCAGGAGTTCATGATCCTCCCAGTGGGTGCTGAGAGCTTCCGGGATGCCATGCGTCTTGGGGCAGAGGTGTACCACACACTCAAGGGGGTCATCAAGGACAAGTACGGCAAGGACGCCACTAATGTGGGGGACGAAGGTGGCTTTGCCCCCAATATCCTGGAGAACAGCGAAG CCTTGGAGCTGGTGAAGGAAGCCATTGACAAGGCTGGCTACACAGAAAAGATCGTGATTGGCATGGACGTTGCTGCCTCTGAGTTTTACCGTGATGGCAAATACGACTTGGATTTCAAGTCTCCTGCTGATCCTTCCCGATACATCAGTGGGGACCAGCTGGGGGCACTCTACCAGGACTTTGTTCGGAACTATCCTG TGGTCTCCATCGAAGACCCATTTGACCAGGATGATTGGGCAGCTTGGTCCAAGTTCACAGCCAATGTTGGCATCCAGATAGTGGGTGATGACCTGACAGTGACCAACCCAAAGCGCATCGAGCGTGCTGTGGAGGAAAAGGCCTGCAACTGCTTGCTGCTCAAGGTCAATCAGATCGGCTCGGTCACGGAAGCCATCCAAGC GTGCAAGCTGGCCCAGGAGAACGGCTGGGGGGTTATGGTGAGTCATCGCTCCGGAGAAACAGAGGACACGTTCATTGCTGACCTGGTAGTGGGACTGTGCACAGGCCAG ATCAAGACCGGTGCCCCATGCAGATCTGAACGTCTGGCGAAGTACAACCAGCTCATGAG AAttgaggaggagctgggggacGAAGCTCGCTTTGCGGGACACAATTTCCGCAATCCCAGTGTGCTGTGA
- the Eno2 gene encoding gamma-enolase isoform X1, translating into MSIEKIWAREILDSRGNPTVEVDLYTAKGLFRAAVPSGASTGIYEALELRDGDKQRYLGKGVLKAVDHINTTIAPALISSGLSVVEQEKLDNLMLELDGTENKSKFGANAILGVSLAVCKAGAAERDLPLYRHIAQLAGNSDLILPVPAFNVINGGSHAGNKLAMQEFMILPVGAESFRDAMRLGAEVYHTLKGVIKDKYGKDATNVGDEGGFAPNILENSEALELVKEAIDKAGYTEKIVIGMDVAASEFYRDGKYDLDFKSPADPSRYISGDQLGALYQDFVRNYPVVSIEDPFDQDDWAAWSKFTANVGIQIVGDDLTVTNPKRIERAVEEKACNCLLLKVNQIGSVTEAIQACKLAQENGWGVMVSHRSGETEDTFIADLVVGLCTGQIKTGAPCRSERLAKYNQLMRIEEELGDEARFAGHNFRNPSVL; encoded by the exons ATGTCTATAGAGAAGATCTGGGCCCGAGAGATCTTGGACTCCCGTGGGAATCCCACCGTGGAGGTGGATCTCTATACTGCCAAAG GTCTTTTCCGGGCTGCAGTCCCCAGCGGAGCCTCCACTGGCATCTATGAGGCCCTGGAGCTAAGGGATGGGGACAAACAGCGTTACTTAGGCAAAG gTGTACTGAAGGCAGTGGATCACATCAACACGACCATTGCACCAGCCCTCATCAGCTCA GGTCTCTCCGTGGTGGAGCAAGAGAAACTGGACAACCTGATGCTGGAGTTGGATGGGACTGAGAACAAAT CCAAGTTCGGGGCCAATGCCATCCTGGGTGTGTCTCTGGCCGTGTGTAAGGCTGGGGCAGCCGAGAGGGACTTACCCCTCTATCGCCACATTGCTCAACTGGCTGGGAACTCAGACCTCATCCTGCCTGTGCCG GCCTTTAATGTGATCAACGGCGGCTCTCATGCTGGGAACAAGTTGGCCATGCAGGAGTTCATGATCCTCCCAGTGGGTGCTGAGAGCTTCCGGGATGCCATGCGTCTTGGGGCAGAGGTGTACCACACACTCAAGGGGGTCATCAAGGACAAGTACGGCAAGGACGCCACTAATGTGGGGGACGAAGGTGGCTTTGCCCCCAATATCCTGGAGAACAGCGAAG CCTTGGAGCTGGTGAAGGAAGCCATTGACAAGGCTGGCTACACAGAAAAGATCGTGATTGGCATGGACGTTGCTGCCTCTGAGTTTTACCGTGATGGCAAATACGACTTGGATTTCAAGTCTCCTGCTGATCCTTCCCGATACATCAGTGGGGACCAGCTGGGGGCACTCTACCAGGACTTTGTTCGGAACTATCCTG TGGTCTCCATCGAAGACCCATTTGACCAGGATGATTGGGCAGCTTGGTCCAAGTTCACAGCCAATGTTGGCATCCAGATAGTGGGTGATGACCTGACAGTGACCAACCCAAAGCGCATCGAGCGTGCTGTGGAGGAAAAGGCCTGCAACTGCTTGCTGCTCAAGGTCAATCAGATCGGCTCGGTCACGGAAGCCATCCAAGC GTGCAAGCTGGCCCAGGAGAACGGCTGGGGGGTTATGGTGAGTCATCGCTCCGGAGAAACAGAGGACACGTTCATTGCTGACCTGGTAGTGGGACTGTGCACAGGCCAG ATCAAGACCGGTGCCCCATGCAGATCTGAACGTCTGGCGAAGTACAACCAGCTCATGAG AAttgaggaggagctgggggacGAAGCTCGCTTTGCGGGACACAATTTCCGCAATCCCAGTGTGCTGTGA
- the Lrrc23 gene encoding leucine-rich repeat-containing protein 23, with product MSDEDDLDDIEPDQDDLEKEEDDKDTEEWEDYKKEGEEVSEEWMPTPLTEAMMKEGLSLLCKTGSGLAHAYIKLEAKDRDLTDINLLRSYIHLRYVDISENHITDLSPLNSLTHLLWLKADGNQLRSARMNELPYLQIASFSYNQIVDTEGIFHPRLRSLDLKGNRIHQVSGLDPERLTSLHTLELRGNQLESTLGINLPKLKNLFLAQNMLKKIEGLENLSNLTTLHLRDNQIETLDGFSSEMKSLQYLNLRSNMIADLGELAKLRDLPKLRALVMLDNPCADETDYRQEALVQMANLERLDKEFFEDEDRAEAEEIRQRLKEEQEQDLDADHDMEPYRPPS from the exons ATGTCGGATGAAGATGACCTGGATGACATTGAGCCAGACCAGGATGatctggagaaggaagaggacgACAAGGACACAGAGGAGTGGGAAGACTacaagaaggagggggaagaagtcTCTGAGGAA TGGATGCCCACCCCCCTCACGGAGGCCATGATGAAGGAAGGGCTTTCTTTACTCTGCAAGACTGGCAGTGGACTGGCTCATGCTTATATTAAGCTAGAGGCTAAAGACAG GGACCTCACAGACATCAACCTGTTGCGCTCCTACATCCATCTCCGTTACGTGGACATTTCTGAGAACCACATAACAGACCTGTCACCACTCAACAGTCTCACCCACCTCCTGTGGCTCAAGGCGGACGGCAATCAACTGCGAAGTGCCCGGATGAACGAGCTACCCTACCTGCAGATCGCCAGTTTCTCCTACAACCAGATCGTGGACACAGAAGGCATCTTTCATCCCCGTCTACGAAGCCTGGATCTCAAAG GCAACCGCATCCATCAAGTGAGTGGTCTGGACCCTGAAAGACTGACAAGCCTGCACACCCTGGAACTTCGGGGGAACCAGCTAGAGAGCACATTGGGAATCAACCTTCCTAAACTGAAGAATCTCTTCCTG GCTCAGAACATGCTGAAGAAGATAGAAGGCCTGGAGAACCTCAGCAACCTGACCACTTTGCATCTCCGAGACAACCAGATTGAAACTCTGGACGGCTTCTCCAGTGAGATGAAGTCACTGCAGTACCTGAACTTGAG GAGCAATATGATTGCTGACCTGGGGGAGCTGGCCAAACTGCGGGACCTGCCCAAGTTGCGAGCCTTGGTGATGCTGGACAACCCGTGTGCAGACGAGACCGACTACCGCCAGGAGGCTCTGGTGCAGATGGCAAACCTAGAGCGCCTAGACAAAGAGTTCTTTGAGGATGAGGACCGGGCTGAGGCAGAGGAGATCCGTCAGAGGCTGAAGGAGGAGCAGGAACAGGACCTGGATGCAGACCATGACATGGAACCATACCGGCCACCATCTTAG